One window of Nitrosophilus labii genomic DNA carries:
- the bet gene encoding phage recombination protein Bet — translation MNKTMNTGNGVVTAGSKKGWLTQEEIEVVKKQFFPPNAKPEEMNYCFEVAKQFNLNPITKQIYFVPRKSQDDNGMWHEKIEPLVGRDGFLAIAHRSGKFGGIESTSTLKEVPKLIDGEWKMTTDLVAIAKVWRTDSQMPFVVEVFYSEYVQRKKSGEPTRFWAEKPHTMLKKVAESQALRKAFNISGLYSPEEVGVGISDTGDVIIDTETVEAQVDVEAENQKLIQQEIDALAQLGLNCEYKDGFVKVVGSTYGKTNQLRSLGYSYHTNKKIWIKKLSA, via the coding sequence ATGAATAAAACAATGAATACAGGAAATGGAGTGGTAACAGCTGGCAGTAAAAAAGGTTGGTTAACACAAGAGGAAATCGAGGTTGTCAAAAAGCAGTTTTTCCCGCCGAACGCAAAACCGGAGGAAATGAATTACTGCTTTGAGGTTGCAAAACAATTCAATCTCAATCCTATCACCAAACAGATCTATTTCGTGCCAAGAAAATCCCAGGACGACAACGGGATGTGGCATGAGAAGATAGAACCTTTAGTGGGCAGAGATGGGTTTCTTGCCATTGCCCACCGTAGTGGAAAGTTTGGTGGTATTGAATCAACCTCTACCTTAAAAGAAGTTCCAAAATTGATCGATGGTGAGTGGAAAATGACAACGGATTTGGTGGCTATTGCAAAAGTATGGCGTACAGATAGTCAAATGCCGTTTGTCGTAGAGGTTTTTTATTCTGAATATGTTCAAAGAAAAAAAAGTGGAGAACCAACACGATTTTGGGCAGAAAAGCCTCATACAATGTTAAAGAAAGTTGCGGAGAGTCAGGCTCTCCGTAAGGCTTTTAATATTAGTGGGCTTTACTCTCCAGAAGAAGTTGGTGTTGGTATAAGTGATACTGGCGATGTAATAATAGATACAGAAACCGTTGAGGCCCAAGTTGATGTTGAGGCGGAAAATCAAAAGCTTATACAGCAAGAAATTGATGCTTTGGCTCAACTTGGGTTGAATTGCGAATATAAAGACGGTTTTGTAAAAGTCGTTGGTAGCACTTATGGAAAAACTAACCAATTAAGGTCTCTTGGGTATTCATATCATACAAACAAGAAGATATGGATCAAAAAGCTGTCAGCCTAA
- a CDS encoding ArdC family protein yields MKLQEGLKAIVERMIEVMENDGSKWVKSWVSHSLTPQNFVTKRPYRGFNTLYLSFVMQERGYKTPYFLTLKQANELGGKIKKGAKSIEIYFYKMIEIESDELDENNNPIKRRVPMLRMYRVFNIEDTEGIDYSLPEPVGTDERNEQIETFIDNVSPVISHGEPAYTPALDLITMPNIVDFKNPDAYYSTLFHELTHWSGASHRLNREIKNRFGTKDYAFEELVAELGSVFLSSHFGVEIEEARHGAYLKSWLKAIKDDYRYLWRAASKAQEAFDYLLKLGNQAEEDEENAA; encoded by the coding sequence ATGAAACTTCAAGAAGGCTTGAAAGCAATTGTCGAGAGAATGATTGAGGTAATGGAAAATGATGGAAGCAAGTGGGTTAAAAGTTGGGTAAGTCACTCTCTTACTCCTCAAAACTTTGTAACAAAACGACCGTATAGAGGTTTTAATACCTTATATTTGTCGTTTGTAATGCAGGAACGAGGTTATAAGACTCCTTATTTTCTTACTCTCAAGCAAGCCAATGAGCTTGGAGGGAAGATCAAAAAGGGAGCAAAAAGCATCGAGATCTACTTTTATAAGATGATCGAGATTGAGAGTGATGAGCTTGATGAGAATAACAACCCAATTAAAAGGCGAGTTCCAATGCTCAGAATGTACCGGGTATTTAATATTGAGGATACGGAGGGAATTGATTATTCCTTGCCGGAGCCAGTTGGTACCGATGAGCGGAATGAGCAAATCGAAACTTTCATTGATAATGTGAGTCCGGTTATATCTCATGGTGAGCCGGCCTACACTCCAGCTTTAGACTTAATTACAATGCCAAACATTGTTGATTTCAAAAACCCCGATGCTTACTACTCAACACTCTTTCACGAGCTTACGCACTGGAGCGGAGCGTCTCACCGACTGAATCGGGAGATTAAAAATCGTTTCGGAACGAAGGACTATGCCTTTGAGGAGCTTGTGGCAGAGCTTGGCAGTGTGTTTCTAAGCAGCCATTTTGGAGTTGAGATTGAAGAAGCAAGACACGGGGCATATTTGAAGTCTTGGCTAAAAGCCATCAAGGACGACTATCGTTATTTGTGGCGAGCAGCAAGCAAAGCACAAGAGGCTTTTGATTATCTCTTAAAACTTGGAAATCAAGCCGAGGAGGATGAAGAAAATGCAGCATAA
- a CDS encoding DUF6011 domain-containing protein, translated as MMGNGGNRCCICGKPLTKIASIERGMGDVCAARYALFNPKPKNKNEGFAPQSDYVYYIIEIKGEKVGVVIDKDISGFMSVTNNIDNVCSEIGVKSVIYRDSEGVWDFWSEQMGFKSLALHGTPTTNLDTAIEVAKARYFSEVGGLFS; from the coding sequence ATGATGGGAAATGGAGGCAATAGATGCTGCATTTGCGGCAAACCGCTTACAAAAATAGCAAGCATAGAAAGGGGCATGGGTGATGTTTGTGCAGCGAGGTATGCACTTTTTAATCCAAAGCCTAAAAACAAAAATGAGGGGTTTGCCCCTCAAAGCGATTATGTTTATTACATAATCGAAATTAAGGGTGAAAAAGTCGGAGTTGTTATCGACAAGGATATATCAGGTTTCATGTCGGTTACAAACAATATTGATAATGTTTGTAGCGAGATAGGTGTCAAATCTGTCATATACCGTGATAGTGAAGGTGTATGGGATTTTTGGAGTGAGCAAATGGGTTTCAAAAGCCTTGCTTTACACGGTACTCCGACAACAAACCTCGATACTGCAATAGAAGTTGCAAAAGCAAGATATTTTAGTGAGGTAGGCGGTTTGTTTAGTTAA
- a CDS encoding toprim domain-containing protein, which translates to MEMKYDLERLNQIDIVEVLEALGAKPSMSRKTMHCCNTSAHKNGDKHPSLSIVKSKNICKCFVCDISGNPVTVATKYFGDFKKGCEWLHATFNIPFLTGEEVVHSHQPIRKNEIRYREFDSSRKYRKILSLKPFFPQYHRMSDRQKLKLAYTYVYRFSLNTDQTGKVAYYKTRALGGSKYIGLIGYLMEADILVLTEKLKKLFPVKDLIRFKLLNDNGQWRYNAKVPVTVIPNFDIYSDMVEGMMLRYTDNRSYGKEVNISCTDIVFPVPFGLGIKTLSSPNPIWITEGHIDGLSIAMAGKHFASFGGVHAYNDELLGLFRGKTVVIAFDQDKPGQEGRGILVKKLRKAGVDCHLANWRAELGKDLNDLLKNSAMKKIEVI; encoded by the coding sequence ATGGAGATGAAGTATGATTTAGAAAGGTTAAATCAAATTGATATAGTTGAAGTTTTGGAAGCATTGGGGGCAAAGCCCTCGATGTCAAGAAAAACTATGCACTGCTGTAATACATCAGCCCACAAAAATGGAGATAAGCATCCTTCATTGAGTATCGTCAAAAGCAAGAATATCTGCAAATGCTTTGTTTGTGACATTTCCGGAAACCCGGTAACTGTTGCAACGAAGTATTTTGGCGATTTCAAAAAAGGTTGCGAGTGGCTTCATGCTACTTTCAATATCCCATTTTTGACGGGCGAAGAAGTAGTTCATAGTCACCAACCGATCAGAAAAAACGAGATCCGATATCGTGAATTTGATAGTTCACGCAAGTATCGGAAAATTCTTTCTCTAAAACCTTTTTTCCCTCAATACCACAGAATGAGCGATAGGCAAAAACTTAAACTTGCTTACACTTATGTGTATCGCTTTAGCCTCAATACAGATCAAACAGGCAAGGTGGCTTATTATAAAACAAGAGCCTTGGGGGGAAGCAAGTATATTGGTTTGATCGGGTATTTAATGGAAGCAGATATATTGGTACTTACTGAAAAGCTCAAAAAGCTTTTTCCGGTTAAGGACCTAATTCGCTTCAAACTGCTCAATGATAATGGCCAATGGCGATATAATGCAAAAGTACCGGTTACGGTTATTCCTAATTTTGATATTTATAGCGATATGGTAGAGGGGATGATGTTGCGCTATACGGACAATCGTTCATATGGCAAAGAGGTGAACATCTCCTGTACAGATATTGTCTTTCCTGTTCCATTTGGTTTGGGGATCAAAACTTTAAGTTCGCCAAATCCAATATGGATTACGGAAGGGCATATAGATGGACTATCAATCGCTATGGCAGGTAAGCATTTTGCATCGTTTGGGGGTGTTCATGCCTACAACGATGAGCTGCTTGGACTGTTTAGGGGAAAAACCGTAGTGATAGCTTTTGATCAAGATAAACCAGGGCAAGAAGGCCGGGGGATACTTGTTAAAAAGCTAAGGAAAGCCGGTGTTGATTGCCACTTGGCCAATTGGAGAGCGGAACTTGGAAAAGATCTAAATGATCTTTTAAAAAATAGTGCCATGAAGAAAATCGAGGTTATCTAA